The proteins below are encoded in one region of Vanessa tameamea isolate UH-Manoa-2023 chromosome Z, ilVanTame1 primary haplotype, whole genome shotgun sequence:
- the LOC113403875 gene encoding uncharacterized protein LOC113403875, translating into MLLAPGWSVGPGHCMAMRSDPELSHLLFAWRIKYKYRNTDVTIKRSIVHPHFNRDTFANNIGLVQHVTIRGHTKYNVGSHIDNTLINYKIDNIVIVSWNFDTAQHKDENIEINTVQLLNKENCSLYMTPIIELRSYEFCTTIGNHVNTILGHGALIVNRQDSHTLGFFTWGERQERSLPLVILNLTNFQEWLKMIIT; encoded by the exons atgTTATTGGCTCCTGGTTGGTCAGTTGGTCCCGGACATTGTATGGCCATGAGATCAGACCCCGAGCTATCTCATCTATTATTCGCATGgagaataaagtataaatatagaaatacag ATGTTACAATCAAAAGAAGTATTGTTCATCCACATTTCAATAGGGACACGTTTGCTAATAATATTGGACTCGTACAACATGTTACTATTCGTGGTCATACGAAGTATAATG tGGGCAGTCATATCGACAAtaccttaattaattataaaattgataacattGTTATAGTAAGCTGGAATTTTGATACAGCCCAACATAAAG atgaaaatatagaaataaatactgTTCAATTATTAAACAAGGAAAACTGTTCCCTATATATGACACCAATAATAGAATTGAGAAGCTATGAATTTTGTACAACAATTGGAAATCatgttaatacaattttag GCCATGGTGCTTTGATTGTTAATAGGCAAGATTCACATACTTTGGGCTTTTTTACATGGGGAGAGAGACAGGAAAGGTCTTTGCCACTCGTTATTCTTAACTTAACCAATTTTCAAGAGTggttaaaaatgattataacataa